The genome window ATGTTGCCCCGGTCCATAATCTATGAACTCACAAAATCTTAAATTTACCAATATAGTTTCTCCTTCGAGCGTCAACTCCTATGAGACAGAAAATAAGAGCAACAAATCGGCTAACTGTCCATAGATTGATGATCTAGACGAGAAGTAGAATTCCCTTGGCAAAACCCTTGCGCAAAAAGGATTTCCAGTTAAATCACAAATTTGGTGGCGCAATCAATCGCTTCCCAAGCAAAGGCTCACATTTTCAGAGCCACCGAGTCGGGGTCATAGTTCCAAGCCACGCAGGTTTCACTTGCTATCTGATGAGAGAACATCGCTCAGCGAAAGACCCTGGGTAGAACCAAGCCCATTAGACATAAAGGAATAAACCGCAGAACTGCGCTGTGGAATGGCCAGACTCAAAGCGGTCACAGAAGACACTTTCAAAGTGGCTTTCGGCAATGTCGCTGGTCGAACTGAGCCAACTGGAGTTGGCCATCAACATGGTCAGTAGAGGAAGGGGATGGAGTGATCGTGTTCCATTCAGGTTTGGGCTGGTGCCGGCTACGCTGAGACCGGACTCTTGCAGGTGAAGCCACGCTCAGGTTATTAAATTCCTgttattatacccgttactcgtagagtaaaagagTACACTAGATTCGATGAAAAGTacgtaacaggcagaaggaagcgtttccgaccaaaagaagtatatatattcttgatctgtccgtccgtatgagcgtagagatctcaggaactataagagctagaaagttgagattaagcatacagattctagagacatagaaTCCCACAAAcagcccaaaactgccacggcCACACTTTTGctaaatgttttgatattttttcatatttttattaatccTGTAAATTTGTATCGGTACCTCCTAACACATGCCAAAACGATGAaaacggtcacgcccacacttttgaacaattttttaaattttttctcattttattgaTATGATATatgagaaaaataataaaatttcgCGTTCGTATTTCcattagctgagtaacgggtatctgatagtcgggcaactcgactatagcattctccaTTGTTTATTACAAAACCGTTGCTTACATGGCCCAAATGAGCTTCATTGTGAGTACCTGTTCGTAGGTCTGGATTTGTGTCGGCTGACAAAGCGGACAAGCGACCCGGGAGAGGCCAGTTGACCTGTTCTGTGGTCTTGGCCCACTTTTTACATAGGAGCGGATTAGCCCCGCTCAGACGATGGTCAGCGTTTTGGCTAGTTTGTATTCGAGTGCGCCGACTCAGCACTTAGCCTTTTTCGCTATCTCGAAATGTAATACAAATTGACATCGAATATCAATCGACAACGGGCAACATTACACAGACTTGAAGGTTAATCTTACTAAGACGACTTCCATTCATCTGTTTGTGTGCGAATGGTATTTTTTCATTCGTGGGTATTTTGAATGtaaacaagagagaacgcTATATGAGacttccccgactatcagatacccgttactcagctagtgaaATTGTAAACatgaaatttcataatttttctgggatatcgaaaGATATTGGTGAATAAAAtcagaaaaaatttaaaaattgttcaaaagttttttggcagaTCAGTAAAAATTTACAccataaaaaatatgaaaaaatatcacattttgcaaaagtgtgggcgtggcagttctGGGCGGTTTGTAgtcgttagagtgggcgtgccAATATGGCTGCGTCTAAATCTCTAGAATCggtatgcttaatctcaaccttctagcttttatagttcctgagatctcaacgttcatacggacggacagagtCAGATGgactattgatcctgatcaagaatatttAAACCTTATATGGTCGTAAACACTTCCatctacctgttacatacttttcaacgaatctagtataccatTGTCGTATACGATCAACGGGCATAATAAACCGGGGCCAGttatttcagcattttatTCATCGTCAATTTTCAATTATCGTGCTGAGGTATGCATATACCATTCGAATATCAAATGTTAATTGAAACATCATACACCTGAAGCAAGGCTAACTTATATAGACACAGCTTAGttgattttttgatttgagTTGATTTTGATCTAAATAGATATTAACAACTCTGGTCAACGTTCATAGATAGGTGGCGTTTAATATAGATTTTCGGATCCAGTTAATCTTACGCCACATTAAGAAACTAAGATAGTATTAAAGTGCCCTTTGTTCTTTATGATTTCCGTTGATAGTTAGTAATGTTGTCTATAGCTGTGTAATGCTTATGCCATTGCAATATTTACAATGTACAGATTAGACTCCGCAGTGCCgtgaatttaaaattaaattcttaaCTGAATGTTGCTACATTTTCTCTTACAGTCTACGGTAGCAGCGCTGACCTCAACGTGACCGTCGATGACGGAGACGCGTCCTTTAACGGAGACGAGAATCATAAGGTGTGGAACGGTTCGCAGGACCAGTTGGACAGCATCGGGCCCTTAGAGAGTCCCTATGAGCTGTTTGCGGGAAACACCTCCACCTTGGGAAGGCCTTTACGGGCGCGTCAAATCAGCACGCCCATCGACGTGCCACCGCCACCAGTGAAGGATGAGCGAAAGACGAAGCGGGACAAAAAGTTAACCAAGTCTAGTGGCAGCCAAAGCCTTTCAGGCACCCTCATCCGGCCAAAGCCCGTACACCCTGCGCCGCTGCATCGCTCAGGATTCCAGGGGCCGTCGGGACCTGGGAGCGTGACCTATGGGCACGTTTCTGGACATGGCCTTCACGCCGCCCGTTACCATACAATTAGTCATCGCGGCGTTCCCCCGGGTTCACACAGTCACctcacccaccacccaccgccccaCCCTTCACAGCATCAGGTCCATATGATGCACCACCCCCACATTGGGGGACTACCGCCCATGCAGATCCCCGTGATGATGCCGCAGCAGTACGCGACTCTTCAGCCGTCGCGCTCAACCGgcaagaagaaaaaaaaggataaAAAGAGTGGCGCGGGCGGAGGCGTCCCCGTGGGCATGCCCATAGTACCGCCCATATACGCCTTTCAGCAACAGGTCGTGGGCGTCCCAGCTCCACAATTGGCACAGTCCCTTATCGGTGAGACGCGACCTCTGGGTCATTCCAGCCGGAAGCTGGCGGCATCAATGGGGAACGGTCTAGACGACTCCGGTAATTCTGGTGCCGAATCGCCATCACCAGGGGGCACTGGCATCTACAAGGTGGGTAGTACAACAGGGCTTGCAATTATTAACTTTAATGTCTATTAGGAAatactatatatgtattcAACCAAGAGGGAATGCTGTAGTCGAGTTCCCTttctatcagatacccgttactcagctagtggaaatgcgaactcgaaatttcataatttttctgggataccGATTGATATTGgtaaaaaaataagaaacaatttaaaaattgttcaaaagagtgggcgtggcagttttgggctgATTGTGAAATTGTGAAATTTACAAGACAATTACATATACAAATACATttacaatatacaaatatgaaaaatatcacaataattttcaacagtgtgggcgtggcagttctaggctgtttgtgggcgttagagtgggcgtggcaacgtGGATTGACAAACTTGctctgcgtctatgtctctagaatatGTATgctgtgtatgtatgtatcttaTTCTAAAGTAAAAGGTTCGTAGAAAAGTgaccttatatatttttgatcaggatcaataacCGAGTCGATCTGGTTAACGTCGATATCTCAATAAATGTGCAAGCTAGAAGATTGAGATTAAGCACACTGATTCCAGAGACAGAGACGCAGTACAGGATGTTGACCcatgctgccacgcccactccagTGCCCACAAGCCGGCCAaacctgccacgcccacacctttgaaaaatatttggattgtttttcatatttttatttactgtATTAGCATAACTGTCATGGTTCAACTTTAGTTataatacatttattaatttttgcagCGCAAAGGACACCTAAACGAGCGAGCTTTTAGCTACTCCATACGTCAAGAGCATCGCAGCCGAAGCCACGGATCGCTAGCCAGCTTACAGTTCAATCCGCCGGATATAAAGAAGGAGCGTGAGATCGCCCAAATGGTGGCAGGTCTTGACCTCAATGAAGGGGAACGCCCTATGGGTCCAAACACACTACAGCGGAAGCATGCCATGACAATGTCAAATGGGGGGTTGCATGGCCCAGGACCCAGTCAGCATCCTCACGCCCATCCTCCGCATCCACATGCCATCTACGGCCCATTAGGGCCTGCCAGCAGCTTCGGAATGCCGCGAAGATAGGAGTTGATTGGGTTGATCTGGGCCTTATGATTTATACAAAAAGATTACACAACCTTTGGCGATTGGAGTCATGTAAACACCCTTGATGTACACCAGATTAAGAAGACAGTGGCTGAATATTTTAACGGAGCTCTGGGAGTGTAATCCCACACGGAAACCAACTCAACATAAATGAATATTTGTGCCTTATTAGGTATACATAAACCATACATAAACCATTTAGTGTGTAGAATATAATGATACCCTATCTGACTATGTAACGGTCACAACGTTCTTTCGGCTAAGGAAATGCATTCCTGGACGAGTAGGCAATTTATCCCAAATCGTATAATTACCTGTATGCTTTCGAATATGTACTATAAATACCTAcaataaaatgttaaatgtaCGATCATGGCTAATCAAAAGCTAATTTTTCCTCACTCTCAAAATAGCTTCTCATACCTATTAGCATGCCAGCTCCGATCACCAGTCGGTTCAGCTATCTCCACTCGCCACTTACCCACCCATGGAAAATACCTACACCAATACTTATCATTAGCCAAAGCTCAGTTTTTGCAGACGGAGGGCTTAGagtgaaatgcaaatgcaatcgATCTATCTGATTTGCATACGAATAAGCGAGAGTTCAAACTAACTGTTTAAGGAGTCCGGCTGTCGCAGGTCTTGCCAGTAGTATTTCGAACGTAAGCCAGCACTTTTTTTAACCGAGCCTAATTGCGCAAATCACCGAATCATAATGTGTAACAAAACACTTGTACTGGTGGAATAGGTGTAcatacttacatacatatgagGTTTTCGTCGCCCATTAGTCTTATAGCATAGGGCTGGCGATAAATATGTCAAGCGTCAGCGGCTCTGAGAAAATGCCCAATGATCTGACTAAATGCAAGGCGGAAAACGCAGGTGAAAACAAGAAGGAATGGTATAGTCATGTTCCCCGACTGTCAGTCCCGTTACTCGGATAGTGGAAATTgaatcatttttctgggatatcgatagatattgggaaataaaaacgggaaaaaatgtttcaaattgTTAAAAAGCTTGGGCGTGAACACGTTGGGTGTTTGGTATaccgatagaaattggcaagacaaacaataaagcaAAGGAGAAGAATCAagacatttttcaaaagtgtgggcgtggcaaaacttttttttgcaaatcgatagaaatttaaaagattaataaaaatcaatataatcaaattaataattaatggtGGCGGTTCTGGACGATTTGTTTGCAACATTTGGTAACCAACTTAAGCTGCGTCTAAGTCTATAGAAGTTGTATGCTTAATCTTTTGGCTTTTGTAGTTCCTGAGATATCGGCGTTAATGTGGATGGACAGATAGCTATTTtcataaaatacaattttgagATTTGTTTTAGTCTAGAGTAAAATCGTATACTAAATTCGATGAaaagtatataaaatataaacatataaaatatatatactactGATCAATATCAATATCACAGTCGATCAGGGCCCGTCCGTTTGTCTGTTAGTCCGTAtcaacgtcgagatctcaggaactataaaggCCAGAATATTGAGATTGAGCCTGGCCCATTTTGCCACACACACTCTAACGACAACAAGCTCAAAAACTGCCATGCACATacttttgcaattttttttacGTTTTTTCATATATAAGATGTTTGCacatttttgcttaaaaaaaaaaaacttacaTGGTCAGATAGGGTATCATTATATTCTACACATTAAATGGTTTATTTATGGTATTTCGTGGATTCATGATTACAAGAGAGCGCACACACTTTATTCTTAAACCTAATAAGGCACAAATATTCATTTATGTTGAGTTGGCTTCCGTGTGGGATTACACTCCCAGAGCTCCATTAAAATATTCAGCCACTGTCTTCTCAATCATATTCTAGAGACAGAAACGCAGCTCAAGTTTATTTTCCGCCCAGAACTGAAACGCccacaattttgaaaaatcttttgacaattttattaatcttgtaaatttctatcgattagcaaaaaactgtttgccacgcccactcttacGCCCACAATCCGCGCAGAACTGCCACtctcaaaattttttttatatattttcatatttttataagtcctgtaaatttctatcgatttgccaaaaaacgttttgccacgcccactctaacgctcAAATTGTCTTGTCTTGTGTTTCCAATTTCTATCGCTATACAAAGAGTACTTTGGCCACGCCCCTCCGTACACCTGCAAAACGACCCAAattgtcacgcccacacttttgaacaatttgaaacacatttttctcattttattcctgaatatttattatttcccagaaaaatgatcaAATTTCGCGTACGCATTTCCATTAGTtgagtaatgggtatctgatgGTCGGTGAACTCGCCTATAGCATTATCTCTGTTAATATCTAGAAAAacacgaaaataaatatattatctacttgtatttatttttggtcCGTAAAAATTAAAGCGCTGATAagaataaattattttaggGCTATATAATAGGCTATATATAGGGctatatattatattcttATAATCCGAGAAACTCTGCGGTACATCTGACTTCTCTTATTGAGCAAAGTGCTCACTTCACAGCCTTCCAAACCCACTGGACTTGGATTACACTCACGACTTGGCTGAAAGCTACGACTGGCTGTACACTTAATTCTCTGCATTTGTGAGCGTTTGCCGTATCGGTGTAGTAGTAGCCTAGACTACACTTTGCGGACAAACTCGTTGATACTTTCCTTTGTGCTGCAAATTTTGGGCTTGGTTTTGGTATCAGCCTCTATGTGTAGAgactgtgtgtgtgattgtatCTGTGGAATGCGGACAATCCAGTCAGCATTCTTTGCAAAGCCGACTAGCGAAACCGGTAAGAGGCAGGCACTTGGCGCTCATATCATGAGTTTGCAGCGGAAAGACTTCCGGAAGGAAAAACACAAGAAATATAACTTAAACTAAACTTTAGGTCTAAGACATTAGCCGATTCAGAGAAAGTAACGACTGCTCATTTACTTCCAgcataaatatgtataatattttCGAGTAAAAAACGCCACCTGTTCTAATATGGCGACATCTGttgataatttaaatacaACTGTAAGTTCTCCACGTTATTGTCGTCCATTCTGTGCAGATGATAGCTACAACCAAGCTTGTCTGTCTCCATGAAAGCTTTCAAAGCTGCCACATGAAGTTATTTACAAAGCTCGGATAAAAAGCTTAAACGTCTTAAACACGCTTTCTACATATTCAGCAATACTGAGTCTCTGTAGTAAAGTTAACGTAAAACGGATTCCGCTTAACACTGACGATACTGTACatatataaagaaataaaaatgagCTGTGGTTGActaatttcaataaattatttt of Drosophila mauritiana strain mau12 chromosome 3R, ASM438214v1, whole genome shotgun sequence contains these proteins:
- the LOC117145996 gene encoding uncharacterized protein LOC117145996, whose protein sequence is MGDSTPICRCRVLYLGSAVPRQSKDGLQGIQEPLRSLYPSEGAVGAKGIDSWLSVWSNGILLENVDENLKQITRFFPIESLHYCAAVRQVLIPERGNAHPEPKFLPLDSPFARMPRAQHPPIFAAILRRTTGIKVLECHVFICKREAAANALVRCCFHAYADNSYARQLETGGGGSVYGTLKSGAVSKSSSDLTGVGLANGVGNGSGRGNHHLSLSAQGGWRSRTGSTTTLNSLGRASNGLANGSAIGMNGGSSGSAAEGYTSVKNFYGSSADLNVTVDDGDASFNGDENHKVWNGSQDQLDSIGPLESPYELFAGNTSTLGRPLRARQISTPIDVPPPPVKDERKTKRDKKLTKSSGSQSLSGTLIRPKPVHPAPLHRSGFQGPSGPGSVTYGHVSGHGLHAARYHTISHRGVPPGSHSHLTHHPPPHPSQHQVHMMHHPHIGGLPPMQIPVMMPQQYATLQPSRSTGKKKKKDKKSGAGGGVPVGMPIVPPIYAFQQQVVGVPAPQLAQSLIGETRPLGHSSRKLAASMGNGLDDSGNSGAESPSPGGTGIYKRKGHLNERAFSYSIRQEHRSRSHGSLASLQFNPPDIKKEREIAQMVAGLDLNEGERPMGPNTLQRKHAMTMSNGGLHGPGPSQHPHAHPPHPHAIYGPLGPASSFGMPRR